A genomic region of Terriglobia bacterium contains the following coding sequences:
- a CDS encoding PEP/pyruvate-binding domain-containing protein codes for MKSPELVTAELPAFDRKFWDGTFRFTRIGKGDIGGKASGLVLMRDLLATQLPELGLPAGIEITVPTLAVVATGFFDEFLEQNKLLDLAFNSMSDDRIGHAFQNAQLPVELLGDLRALSEQVKTPLAVRSSSLLEDRLGRPFAGVYATKMIPNNQMDADTRFRKLVEAIKCVYASTFFREAREYIQTTGRAAKDEKMAVIIQEIVGLRHGDRFYPDISGVARSYNYYPMAPALPEHGVVSLAVGLGKTIVDGDCTWTYSPEFPKVSPPFGSMDELMEGTQTRFWAVNMGKPPAYDPVSETEYMVHPDLGAAETDEVLWPLVSTFDPERDRVVPGMNDKGPRIVNFAPLLVYEQLPVNYVITSLMHATEHALNQKVEIEFALTLQTLQGGARKLRLGFLQVRPIIVSQATVSITDDDLHDPTAIIASDRALGNGVVDDIRDIVFVRPDTFAPEDTPAIAQEIDEINKSLREEGRPYLLIGFGRWGSSHPSLGIPVDWSQISGAKTIVESTLPNMNVELSQGSHFFHNLSSFEAKYFMLRYDGPYQVNWEWLNGQSLRRETAHLRHVRVTEPLSIRVDGRHGRGIIRPLANEAPQA; via the coding sequence ATGAAAAGCCCGGAACTGGTCACAGCAGAGTTGCCGGCATTTGATCGGAAGTTCTGGGACGGCACCTTCCGCTTTACCCGAATTGGCAAAGGCGACATTGGCGGAAAAGCCAGCGGTCTTGTCCTGATGAGAGACTTGCTGGCTACCCAGTTGCCCGAACTGGGCCTGCCCGCCGGAATCGAAATAACGGTCCCCACGCTTGCCGTCGTCGCTACGGGCTTCTTCGACGAATTTCTCGAACAGAACAAATTGCTCGACTTGGCGTTCAACAGCATGTCCGACGACAGGATCGGGCATGCATTCCAGAATGCGCAGTTACCGGTTGAACTTCTCGGCGACCTCCGCGCCCTCAGCGAGCAGGTGAAGACGCCCTTGGCAGTTCGTTCTTCAAGCCTGCTGGAAGATAGGTTGGGAAGACCGTTTGCGGGCGTTTACGCCACCAAAATGATCCCCAACAACCAGATGGATGCCGACACTCGTTTCCGAAAACTGGTTGAGGCGATCAAGTGCGTCTACGCTTCCACATTCTTCAGGGAGGCACGCGAGTATATCCAGACCACGGGCCGCGCCGCCAAAGATGAAAAGATGGCCGTCATCATCCAGGAGATTGTTGGACTAAGGCACGGAGACCGGTTCTATCCGGATATTTCCGGTGTCGCCCGTTCCTACAACTACTACCCGATGGCGCCGGCTCTGCCGGAGCATGGCGTCGTCAGTCTCGCCGTGGGGTTGGGAAAGACCATCGTTGACGGCGACTGCACATGGACGTATTCGCCCGAGTTCCCGAAAGTCTCTCCTCCATTTGGCTCGATGGATGAACTGATGGAAGGAACTCAGACTCGCTTCTGGGCGGTGAACATGGGCAAGCCGCCCGCTTATGATCCCGTCAGCGAGACGGAATACATGGTGCACCCCGATCTTGGCGCGGCGGAGACCGACGAGGTCCTTTGGCCGCTTGTCTCCACCTTTGATCCCGAGCGCGACCGCGTGGTCCCCGGAATGAACGACAAAGGCCCTCGCATTGTGAATTTTGCCCCTCTGTTGGTCTATGAGCAACTGCCGGTCAACTACGTCATCACATCGCTGATGCACGCTACCGAACATGCCCTGAATCAAAAAGTGGAGATCGAGTTCGCGCTGACGCTGCAGACCTTGCAAGGTGGCGCGCGGAAACTGCGCCTCGGATTTCTGCAGGTCCGGCCGATCATAGTCTCCCAAGCCACCGTCAGCATCACCGATGACGATCTGCATGACCCGACGGCGATCATCGCCTCTGACCGGGCACTCGGCAACGGAGTGGTTGACGACATTCGCGACATTGTCTTCGTTCGTCCAGACACCTTCGCTCCCGAAGATACCCCTGCGATCGCTCAGGAGATCGACGAAATCAACAAGAGCTTGCGCGAGGAAGGACGGCCGTATCTGCTGATCGGATTTGGCCGGTGGGGCAGTTCGCACCCATCCCTCGGAATACCCGTCGACTGGAGCCAGATCTCAGGCGCGAAGACGATCGTTGAGTCCACGCTTCCCAACATGAACGTTGAACTCAGCCAGGGTTCGCACTTCTTCCACAATCTTTCCAGTTTCGAGGCCAAGTATTTCATGCTGCGCTACGATGGTCCGTACCAGGTCAACTGGGAGTGGCTGAATGGACAGTCCCTCCGGCGGGAGACAGCTCATTTGCGTCACGTCCGGGTGACAGAGCCATTGAGCATACGCGTGGATGGACGACACGGCCGCGGCATCATTCGGCCGCTTGCGAATGAGGCACCTCAAGCATGA